One genomic window of Cannabis sativa cultivar Pink pepper isolate KNU-18-1 chromosome 2, ASM2916894v1, whole genome shotgun sequence includes the following:
- the LOC133035041 gene encoding protein NRT1/ PTR FAMILY 5.9-like translates to MAGGKQGKGLNYSCILLIVIAGMERFAFKGVASNLVTYLTDVVKMSNSGAAKTVSSWFGFTSLLPLLLAPFADSYLHRYNTILASSFLYVAGLVALTTSASIWARSAANQTRSTTFLFCSLCLISLGQGGYNSSLQAFGADQLDEEEEQESSNNVKSSFFQWWYFGVCSGSLFGVTLMSYIQDTFGWVLGFAIPATIMVISIAFFSSGSKIYIHKQVENMGHKPLLNIIKNITETLSKSVSCKIALPKANDVVELELQEKPLCHQNLGAMGILDKNLKSNTNYMFENTKVVLRLLPIWTMLLMFAVIFQLPATFFTKQGMTMKRNIGSNFQIPPATLQSSITLSIILLMPLYDKVLIPFAQFITRNKKGINVMQRMGAGMFISVIAMVIAACVETQRLKISRKEAAMLGSNTETVSLSIFWLLPQYILLGISDIFTVVGMQEFFYSEVPVRMRTMAFALYNSVFGVGSFLSAFLITFIEDLTRSKGRNSWFSDDMSEARLDNYYWLLTMSSTLSLMLYVVLCRFYTSRKNLDNHEQT, encoded by the exons atGGCTGGAGGGAAGCAAGGGAAAGGACTCAACTATTCATGCATTCTACTCATAG TTATTGCTGGTATGGAGAGATTTGCATTCAAAGGAGTGGCATCCAATTTAGTGACATATCTAACAGATGTTGTAAAGATGAGCAATTCTGGTGCAGCCAAAACTGTCAGTAGCTGGTTTGGTTTCACATCCCTGTTGCCACTCTTATTGGCACCCTTTGCTGACTCTTATTTGCACAGGTATAACACCATATTGGCCTCTTCATTTCTTTATGTCGCG GGACTAGTGGCATTGACAACATCTGCTTCTATATGGGCCCGGTCTGCTGCTAACCAAACAAGATCTACCACCTTTCTATTCTGCTCTCTTTGTTTAATTTCTTTAGGCCAAGGTGGTTACAACTCATCTTTGCAAGCCTTTGGGGCAGATCAGCTAGACGAGGAAGAAGAACAAGAGTCTTCTAATAATGTCAAGAGTTCTTTCTTTCAGTGGTGGTATTTTGGTGTCTGTAGTGGTAGTCTTTTTGGGGTAACACTAATGTCCTACATCCAAGACACTTTCGGTTGGGTTCTGGGGTTTGCCATCCCTGCCACAATAATGGTTATATCAATAGCTTTTTTCTCATCTGGGAGTAAAATATACATACACAAACAAGTTGAAAATATGGGGCATAAACCTCTTCTTAACATAATCAAAAACATCACAGAAACACTATCAAAGTCGGTAAGTTGCAAAATAGCCTTACCTAAGGCCAATGACGTAGTTGAGCTAGA GCTTCAAGAGAAACCTCTTTGTCATCAAAACTTGGGAGCCATGGGGATCTTGGACAAGAATTTGAAAAGCAATACTAATTACATGTTTGAAAACACAAAAGTAGTACTGCGGCTTTTGCCCATATGGACCATGCTTCTAATGTTCGCGGTGATCTTCCAACTCCCTGCAACCTTTTTTACCAAGCAAGGTATGACAATGAAGAGAAATATCGGAAGTAACTTCCAAATCCCACCAGCCACACTACAAAGTTCCATCACATTGTCTATAATTCTCTTGATGCCTCTATATGACAAAGTTCTTATCCCATTTGCGCAGTTCATTACTCGAAACAAAAAGGGTATCAATGTAATGCAAAGAATGGGAGCTGGGATGTTTATTTCAGTCATAGCAATGGTAATTGCAGCATGTGTGGAAACACAAAGGCTAAAGATTAGTAGAAAAGAAGCAGCAATGCTTGGATCTAATACTGAGACTGTGTCACTAAGTATCTTTTGGTTACTACCTCAGTACATACTTTTAGGCATTTCAGACATATTTACAGTTGTTGGTATGCAAGAGTTTTTCTATTCTGAAGTTCCTGTTAGAATGAGAACAATGGCATTTGCACTGTACAATAGTGTTTTTGGAGTAGGGAGCTTCTTGAGTGCTTTTCTTATAACATTTATTGAAGACTTGACAAGATCCAAGGGAAGGAATAGCTGGTTCTCAGATGACATGAGCGAGGCACGGCTAGACAACTACTACTGGCTTCTCACCATGTCAAGCACACTCAGtcttatgttgtatgttgttttgTGTAGATTTTATACTAGTAGGAAAAATTTAGATAATCATGAACAAACATAA